Proteins from a genomic interval of Clostridium sp. M62/1:
- a CDS encoding glutamine synthetase III: MSSITNVSEIFGKNVFNDSVMRERLPKNVYLKLKKTIEDGTELDPSIADVVAHAMKEWAIERGATHFSHWFQPLTGVTAEKHDSFISVPGSDGRVIMEFSGKELIKGEPDASSFPSGGLRSTFEARGYTTWDCTSPAFLREDTWGVTLYIPTAFCSYRGEALDKKTPLLRSMQAINEQSLRVLRLFGNTTSKRVIPYVGPEQEYFLVDKEKYLQRKDLIYAGRTLFGAMPPKGQEMDDHYFGSIRPRVGAFMKEVNEEMWRLGVTAKTQHNEAAPAQHELAPIYTQVNVAVDHNQMMMEALKRIAGHHGLTCLLHEKPFAGVNGSGKHNNWSLSTDDGINLLNPGDTPHDNMQFLLVLACIMKAVDVHADLLRESTAVPGNDHRLGAAEAPPAIISIFLGEQLEDVVEQLCSTGEATHTKQGDRLSTGVATLPNFVKDATDRNRTSPFAFTGNKFEFRMVGSSDSVSSPNVVLNTIVAEAFKEAADELEKADDFDMALHDFIKRTMSEHKRIIFSGNGYSEEWVEEAERRGLPNLKCGIDSVDSLITDKAIRLFESFGVYTRAELESRAEIEYESYAKTVNIEAKTMIDMAGKQIIPAVIRYTANLAESLTAVQTACPEADTSVQKELLLEASDLLSDMKTALARLTEETEKAAKVEGNKERAYAYHDIVTAAMEELRRPADKLEMIVDKELWPLPSYGDLIFEV, from the coding sequence ATGAGCAGCATCACAAATGTATCCGAGATTTTCGGAAAGAATGTATTCAATGATTCCGTGATGAGAGAGCGCCTTCCGAAGAATGTCTATTTAAAGCTGAAAAAGACTATTGAAGACGGAACGGAACTGGATCCATCCATTGCGGATGTGGTTGCCCATGCCATGAAGGAGTGGGCTATTGAGCGGGGAGCTACCCATTTTTCACACTGGTTCCAGCCGCTGACAGGCGTTACAGCTGAGAAACATGATTCCTTTATCTCTGTTCCCGGAAGCGATGGGCGGGTTATTATGGAGTTTTCAGGAAAAGAGCTGATCAAGGGAGAGCCGGACGCATCCTCTTTCCCGTCCGGCGGTCTGCGCTCTACCTTTGAGGCAAGAGGCTACACTACCTGGGACTGTACGTCTCCCGCATTCCTGAGGGAGGACACATGGGGAGTGACACTCTACATACCCACAGCCTTCTGTTCCTACCGGGGAGAGGCTCTTGACAAGAAAACACCTCTGCTGCGCTCCATGCAGGCGATCAACGAGCAGTCTCTGAGAGTCCTGCGCCTGTTTGGAAATACGACCTCCAAACGAGTCATCCCCTATGTAGGTCCGGAGCAGGAGTATTTTCTTGTGGATAAGGAGAAATACCTCCAGAGGAAGGATCTGATTTACGCGGGGCGCACCCTGTTTGGAGCTATGCCGCCAAAGGGACAGGAGATGGATGATCATTACTTTGGAAGTATCCGCCCCAGAGTCGGAGCCTTTATGAAAGAAGTCAATGAGGAAATGTGGAGGCTCGGCGTGACAGCCAAGACCCAGCACAATGAGGCTGCTCCGGCGCAGCACGAGCTGGCCCCAATCTACACACAGGTGAACGTGGCCGTTGACCATAACCAGATGATGATGGAGGCACTGAAGAGGATTGCCGGCCATCACGGGCTGACCTGCCTGCTTCATGAGAAGCCGTTTGCAGGGGTGAATGGTTCAGGAAAGCACAATAACTGGTCACTGTCCACAGACGACGGAATTAATCTGTTAAATCCTGGAGATACGCCTCATGACAACATGCAGTTTCTGCTTGTGCTGGCATGTATTATGAAGGCTGTGGATGTGCATGCAGATCTGCTCAGAGAGTCTACGGCAGTGCCTGGAAATGATCACCGTCTGGGGGCGGCAGAAGCTCCGCCAGCGATTATCTCCATTTTCCTCGGAGAGCAGTTAGAGGATGTGGTAGAACAGCTCTGCAGCACCGGAGAGGCCACCCATACAAAACAGGGCGACCGCCTGAGCACCGGAGTTGCCACGCTGCCTAATTTCGTGAAGGATGCGACAGACAGAAACAGAACCTCCCCGTTTGCATTTACGGGAAACAAGTTTGAGTTCCGAATGGTGGGATCCTCTGACTCTGTTTCCTCACCGAATGTGGTTCTCAACACGATTGTGGCAGAGGCTTTTAAGGAGGCTGCCGACGAGCTGGAGAAGGCTGATGATTTTGACATGGCTCTCCACGATTTTATCAAACGCACCATGTCAGAGCACAAGAGAATCATTTTCAGCGGAAACGGCTATTCAGAAGAGTGGGTAGAAGAGGCAGAGCGCCGGGGTCTTCCTAACCTCAAGTGCGGAATCGACTCCGTGGATTCGCTGATCACAGATAAGGCTATCCGCCTGTTTGAGAGCTTTGGCGTATATACAAGAGCAGAGCTGGAGTCCAGAGCTGAGATTGAATACGAATCCTACGCAAAGACTGTGAATATTGAGGCCAAAACCATGATCGACATGGCAGGAAAGCAGATTATTCCGGCGGTGATCCGCTATACGGCAAATCTGGCAGAATCCCTGACTGCTGTACAGACAGCCTGTCCTGAAGCGGACACAAGTGTGCAGAAGGAGCTTCTCCTGGAAGCATCCGATCTGCTGTCTGATATGAAAACTGCCCTTGCCAGGCTGACAGAGGAAACAGAAAAGGCTGCAAAGGTAGAAGGCAACAAGGAGAGGGCTTACGCATATCACGACATTGTAACTGCGGCGATGGAGGAGCTGCGCCGCCCTGCCGACAAGCTGGAAATGATCGTAGATAAGGAGCTTTGGCCGCTGCCAAGCTATGGAGACCTGATCTTTGAGGTATAA
- a CDS encoding GH25 family lysozyme, with protein MIQRKRLQIVGLACLLGALSLHPAMSAFAAWTKVNGIYTDSSGTAIAGVAARGIDVSHWQQSINWDAVAADDIQFVMLGTRYNNAVDPFFQSNASKAAEAGLKVGAYIYSYATTTQMAEQEADFVLNLIKDYPISYPVVFDVESSEMSALSPSELSAVINAFCKKIRAAGYYPMVYANDYWLTNKIDMSSVNYDVWVAWYDVRHSYSNAAMWQATNSGSVSGISGNVDINFAYKDFSSLIPANQWRNIGGNWYYYKDYEMQKGWINDGNGWYYMGEDGTPRRGWMQLGGKYFHLDESSGKMTVGWFRDSSSSKWYYLKDDGALAYGWQQVDGKWFYLGTDGAMMTGWLKSGDTYYYMKSDGSMATGWLTIDGAWYYFNPNGELLRGWADIGGSRYFIGTDGKMTTGWKEIDRYWYYFGTDGKMAVGWRLVDGRYYYLDNEGKMKTGWQQIDGGWYFLSPEGKLRVGWQQIDGSWYYLGEDGKMRTGWQQVKGLWYYLGQDGKMLTGWQKIDNEYYYLYTDGRMLTGWLNDNTGNRYYMSTSSGRMIRGWRQIDNSWYYFNSSGHMVKGWLRENGKYYYLDPSTGVMASDCSRVIDNVTYTFDQNGVCQNETNSMSGVTTAEPGTASSGSGMGTPGSGNSEAGSGPSGISGQTSPGNSESSGSAGNSGAPGSSTGGSAPGSSGTSNAPGSSSGTGTARPGSGSSDSEDHYTIEPGLTGGPGR; from the coding sequence ATGATACAAAGGAAACGTCTGCAAATAGTCGGTCTTGCCTGCCTGCTGGGGGCGCTCTCACTGCACCCGGCCATGAGCGCATTTGCGGCCTGGACAAAGGTAAACGGTATCTATACAGACAGCTCGGGAACTGCGATTGCCGGAGTGGCAGCCAGAGGGATTGATGTGTCTCACTGGCAGCAGAGCATCAACTGGGATGCGGTAGCTGCCGACGACATCCAGTTTGTCATGCTTGGAACCAGATACAATAATGCCGTTGATCCTTTTTTTCAGTCCAACGCATCCAAGGCCGCTGAAGCAGGGCTGAAGGTCGGCGCCTATATTTACTCCTATGCCACAACCACGCAGATGGCTGAACAGGAGGCTGATTTCGTGCTGAATCTGATTAAGGACTATCCTATCTCCTATCCCGTTGTCTTTGATGTGGAGTCCTCGGAGATGAGCGCCCTCTCTCCTTCTGAGCTAAGCGCCGTGATCAATGCTTTCTGCAAAAAGATCAGAGCTGCAGGCTATTATCCCATGGTCTATGCCAATGACTACTGGCTTACCAACAAAATTGATATGAGTTCCGTGAACTACGATGTCTGGGTTGCCTGGTACGATGTGCGCCACTCCTATTCCAACGCTGCCATGTGGCAGGCTACCAACAGCGGAAGCGTTTCCGGAATCTCCGGCAATGTGGACATCAACTTTGCCTACAAAGATTTTTCTTCCCTGATTCCTGCTAACCAGTGGAGAAATATCGGAGGAAACTGGTATTACTATAAAGACTACGAAATGCAGAAGGGCTGGATCAATGACGGAAACGGCTGGTACTACATGGGGGAGGATGGAACTCCCCGAAGAGGCTGGATGCAGCTGGGAGGAAAATATTTCCATCTCGACGAATCCTCAGGCAAAATGACAGTGGGATGGTTTCGCGATTCCTCCAGCTCTAAATGGTATTACCTGAAGGATGACGGAGCTCTGGCCTATGGCTGGCAGCAGGTTGACGGGAAATGGTTCTATCTCGGAACAGACGGAGCCATGATGACCGGATGGCTGAAATCCGGCGATACCTATTATTACATGAAAAGCGACGGTTCCATGGCCACAGGATGGCTGACTATAGACGGCGCCTGGTATTATTTCAATCCGAACGGGGAACTGCTCCGGGGATGGGCCGACATCGGAGGCTCCCGCTATTTTATTGGAACAGATGGAAAGATGACTACCGGATGGAAAGAAATAGACAGGTACTGGTACTACTTCGGCACAGACGGAAAGATGGCTGTAGGGTGGAGACTGGTTGACGGGCGCTACTACTACCTTGACAATGAGGGAAAGATGAAAACCGGATGGCAGCAGATTGACGGAGGCTGGTATTTCTTAAGTCCTGAGGGAAAGCTGCGCGTGGGCTGGCAGCAGATTGACGGAAGCTGGTACTACCTGGGCGAAGACGGAAAAATGCGCACCGGATGGCAGCAGGTGAAAGGACTCTGGTATTATCTGGGCCAGGACGGGAAAATGCTGACCGGATGGCAGAAAATCGACAATGAGTACTACTATCTGTATACTGACGGCCGTATGCTCACCGGATGGCTCAATGACAATACTGGAAACCGTTATTATATGAGCACGAGTTCCGGCCGCATGATCCGGGGTTGGCGCCAGATTGATAACAGCTGGTACTATTTCAACAGCAGCGGCCATATGGTAAAGGGATGGCTGAGGGAAAACGGAAAGTATTATTATCTGGATCCCTCCACGGGCGTGATGGCTTCTGACTGCTCCCGGGTGATTGACAACGTCACCTACACCTTTGATCAAAACGGCGTCTGCCAGAATGAGACCAACTCTATGAGCGGCGTGACAACCGCAGAACCAGGAACAGCATCGTCCGGTTCAGGGATGGGAACTCCCGGCAGCGGAAATTCAGAAGCTGGAAGCGGACCTTCCGGAATCAGCGGACAGACTTCCCCTGGGAATTCGGAAAGTTCAGGCAGCGCCGGGAATTCCGGCGCTCCGGGCAGTTCCACAGGAGGCAGCGCTCCTGGCAGCTCCGGAACTTCCAATGCTCCGGGCAGTTCCTCCGGTACCGGTACTGCACGTCCAGGTTCAGGAAGCTCTGATTCTGAAGATCACTATACGATCGAACCTGGCCTCACAGGCGGACCAGGAAGGTAA
- a CDS encoding phosphotransferase produces the protein MDRYGLICRNILEHPDITQRELAKRLDISLGTANRLINDCLEQGLAVIDSEANKYTLTEKGMALLLPYKVDGALIMAAGFGSRFVPLTFEMPKGLLEVFGERMIERQIKQLHSVGITDITIVVGYLKEKFEYLIDKYQVKLLYNPEYSSKNNLATIYHAREVLRGRNMYILSSDNWLRDNMFHAYECGAWYSTSYMEGNTSEWCVKTNKKGRISSISVGGHDSYALYGPAFFSREFSMEFLPIIEDYYHRPGTEQFYWENALMEHLQELALFSNPQPENQVYEFENLEELRQFDPKYQNHSDNEALALVSRVFEIQEEEITNIRCLKAGMTNKSFLFELRGKHYICRIPGPGTEQLINRRQEEAVYRAVNPLHMTEDIVYFDGKTGYKIAHYYEGARNADPHSEEDMRLFMKELHRLHESGLSVPHSFSLRERIDFYEGLCRGREKMLFEDYPEVRGHMNRLLELLELMDRPQCLSHIDCVPDNFLILPDGSGKIIDWEYAGMHDPLIDIAMCGIYSYYNEEEMDHLIELYLKRSPDEEERFVIYACAALGGFLWCLWAVFKSSLGEEFGEYTLIMYRYAKLYYKKLQQLGALTD, from the coding sequence ATGGATCGATATGGATTGATATGCAGAAATATTCTGGAGCATCCCGATATTACACAGAGGGAGCTGGCAAAGAGGCTGGATATTTCTCTCGGAACAGCTAACAGGCTGATAAACGACTGCCTGGAGCAGGGGCTGGCTGTGATAGATTCTGAGGCGAATAAATATACATTAACTGAAAAAGGAATGGCACTGCTGCTTCCTTATAAGGTAGACGGAGCGTTAATTATGGCTGCAGGCTTCGGCTCCCGCTTCGTGCCTCTCACCTTCGAAATGCCCAAGGGACTTCTTGAGGTTTTCGGAGAGCGGATGATCGAACGCCAGATCAAGCAGCTTCACTCTGTCGGAATCACCGATATCACTATTGTGGTGGGATATCTGAAAGAAAAATTCGAATATCTGATTGACAAATATCAGGTAAAGCTCCTCTATAATCCCGAGTATTCTTCTAAGAATAATCTCGCCACCATCTATCACGCCAGAGAAGTTCTTCGCGGGAGAAACATGTATATTCTCTCCTCAGACAACTGGCTCAGGGACAATATGTTCCACGCCTATGAGTGCGGGGCCTGGTATTCCACTTCCTATATGGAGGGAAACACTTCTGAATGGTGCGTAAAAACCAATAAGAAGGGGCGAATTTCTTCTATTTCTGTAGGAGGACATGATTCCTATGCTCTGTACGGACCGGCTTTCTTCTCCCGGGAGTTTTCGATGGAGTTTCTTCCTATTATAGAGGACTATTATCACCGGCCTGGCACCGAACAGTTTTACTGGGAAAATGCCCTGATGGAACATCTCCAGGAGCTTGCGCTTTTTTCCAACCCGCAGCCGGAGAATCAGGTTTACGAATTTGAGAATCTGGAGGAGCTCCGGCAGTTTGATCCCAAGTACCAGAATCACTCTGATAATGAAGCCCTGGCTCTCGTTTCCAGAGTTTTCGAGATACAGGAGGAGGAAATCACCAATATCCGCTGTCTGAAGGCAGGAATGACAAATAAATCTTTCCTGTTTGAACTTCGGGGAAAGCATTACATCTGCCGTATTCCGGGGCCGGGGACGGAACAGCTCATCAACCGAAGGCAGGAAGAGGCTGTCTACCGTGCTGTCAATCCTCTTCATATGACAGAGGACATTGTCTATTTTGATGGGAAAACCGGATACAAAATCGCCCATTACTATGAGGGGGCGCGCAATGCAGATCCCCACAGTGAGGAGGACATGAGGCTCTTTATGAAGGAGCTTCACAGACTTCATGAATCCGGTCTTTCGGTTCCCCACTCCTTTTCTCTGCGGGAACGGATCGATTTTTATGAGGGCCTGTGCCGCGGACGGGAAAAAATGCTGTTTGAGGATTATCCGGAAGTGCGCGGTCACATGAACCGGCTTCTGGAGCTCCTGGAACTGATGGACAGACCTCAGTGTCTCTCTCATATTGACTGCGTCCCTGACAATTTTCTGATTCTCCCGGACGGCTCCGGTAAAATCATTGACTGGGAATATGCAGGCATGCATGACCCTCTCATCGATATTGCCATGTGCGGTATTTACTCCTATTACAATGAGGAAGAAATGGATCATCTGATTGAGCTCTATCTGAAGCGTTCCCCAGATGAAGAGGAACGCTTTGTCATCTATGCCTGTGCAGCTCTGGGAGGTTTTCTCTGGTGCCTGTGGGCAGTTTTCAAAAGCAGCCTGGGTGAGGAATTCGGCGAGTATACCTTAATCATGTACCGCTATGCAAAGCTCTATTATAAAAAGCTGCAGCAGCTCGGCGCCCTTACTGATTAA
- a CDS encoding glucan-binding protein, which produces MRKQTKLVAVLSAAALLAVGASMTSFAGWEKDEDGIWHYYDSDDNMVEDEWRKDGSKWFYLDEDGNMLTDSWVDDEYYVGSDGAMLKNAWIKTTADEDVTDPDEDGDHWYYFDSKGKKVTDDDKKINGKTYYFNEDGEMLDGWHEENGDVYYLGGEDEGWRAENQWLWLEKPGDADEDNDDEQILNCADEDDCDDEGWYWFGSNGKMYKDTGKKKVNGRYYMFNEHGQMLYEWINNTPTKVTGTPSNAELDGNATPGSASISDMYYYNIVEEGWRGDGWYEIDGSEDVGTDSDTDWYFFDDGEAKHADANAKDYATDDEDGPVYVAKIKVDSAKGKKYFAFNENGQMQTGLQYIADDGGFYYFDENGYMQDGKVSDVECDDDTYDFYFNTKNGKNGQGYTGEKDNYLYFNGKRLEADDDYRLYYLNGDIYLVNDKGKVQSTKSDSKKYDIENEGIETEDVNVTFTGKKVKSISVPGGQSYTADELIAQAKVIMQAQGYDPSEDSLVSIPFIQLYDDDQYTYTVAADGKVIVGWRGLN; this is translated from the coding sequence ATGAGAAAGCAGACTAAATTAGTTGCAGTTCTTTCTGCAGCAGCTTTACTCGCTGTAGGCGCTTCCATGACATCTTTCGCAGGTTGGGAGAAGGATGAGGATGGTATCTGGCACTACTATGACAGCGATGATAATATGGTAGAGGACGAGTGGAGAAAGGATGGCTCCAAGTGGTTCTACCTTGACGAAGATGGAAACATGCTGACAGACTCCTGGGTAGACGATGAGTACTACGTAGGTTCTGACGGCGCTATGTTAAAGAATGCCTGGATCAAGACAACAGCTGATGAAGATGTAACAGATCCAGACGAGGACGGAGATCACTGGTACTACTTCGACAGTAAGGGTAAGAAAGTTACTGACGATGATAAGAAGATCAACGGTAAGACTTACTACTTCAACGAAGATGGTGAGATGCTTGACGGCTGGCATGAGGAGAACGGTGACGTTTACTACTTAGGCGGCGAGGACGAAGGCTGGAGAGCAGAGAACCAGTGGTTATGGCTGGAGAAGCCAGGCGATGCTGACGAGGATAACGACGATGAGCAGATCCTTAACTGCGCAGACGAGGACGACTGCGATGACGAGGGCTGGTACTGGTTCGGATCCAACGGCAAGATGTACAAGGATACAGGAAAGAAGAAAGTAAACGGCCGTTACTACATGTTCAACGAGCATGGCCAGATGCTTTACGAGTGGATCAACAACACACCAACAAAGGTAACCGGAACACCTTCCAACGCAGAGCTTGATGGAAATGCTACACCAGGAAGTGCAAGCATCAGCGATATGTACTACTACAACATCGTAGAGGAAGGCTGGAGAGGCGACGGCTGGTATGAGATCGACGGTTCCGAGGACGTTGGAACAGACAGCGATACAGACTGGTACTTCTTCGACGACGGCGAGGCTAAGCATGCTGATGCAAATGCTAAAGATTATGCTACAGACGACGAGGACGGCCCGGTATACGTAGCCAAGATCAAAGTAGACAGCGCCAAGGGCAAGAAGTACTTCGCATTCAACGAGAACGGCCAGATGCAGACAGGCCTTCAGTATATCGCTGACGACGGCGGCTTCTACTACTTCGACGAGAACGGCTATATGCAGGACGGCAAGGTTTCTGACGTAGAGTGCGACGATGATACATATGACTTCTACTTCAACACAAAGAACGGCAAGAACGGCCAGGGCTACACAGGAGAGAAGGACAACTACCTGTACTTCAACGGAAAGAGACTTGAGGCTGACGACGACTACAGACTGTACTACTTAAACGGCGACATTTACCTGGTAAATGACAAGGGCAAAGTTCAGTCTACAAAGAGCGACAGCAAGAAGTACGACATCGAGAACGAGGGTATTGAGACAGAGGATGTTAATGTAACATTCACAGGCAAGAAGGTTAAATCCATCTCTGTACCAGGCGGACAGTCCTACACAGCTGATGAGTTAATTGCTCAGGCTAAGGTGATTATGCAGGCTCAGGGATACGATCCAAGCGAGGATTCTCTTGTATCCATTCCGTTCATCCAGTTATATGATGACGATCAGTATACATACACTGTAGCAGCTGACGGAAAGGTTATCGTAGGATGGCGTGGTCTTAACTAA